The Sabethes cyaneus chromosome 3, idSabCyanKW18_F2, whole genome shotgun sequence DNA window GATTAATTTCCAAATTCACATTCAATTTACAGACTTGCAGACTTCGCCTGTGCCTATTTCAAACACATGAAGCCTGCAGATCGCAGACAAAACGAGCATCTTTTAGAATACTAAATAAACAATAGAATTTAAATGAAAAGTTTTACCTTTCTCAGCATTTTTCTAATACGCTAAACAAAGAAACTCgtatatgagtaattctcgcagaAACGAGGCCACTAGTGACACGAGGCTCTCAAATAGTGAAACTTTtctacttgattggttgaaaatggttaaaaaatgagaattacacaaaacgaaatttctatatttgaagacctcatgTCAGTAAGGATTTACTCATATTTACTTATTTTTCTCAAAACCATACTTATTTCCCTCTCATGAATATGATTTTGCAAGGCATTCATTCGGGAATTATTCAATATTCCCGTTTGAGCTCTCGTTTCAAGAAAGTACCGGTAACAAAATTGTTAAAACATTATCTACCTATCactatattaaaaaaaataagttaGTATAGTCACGATGTGACTTAAGAACGAATTGACGGAATCGAAtggttctgttttttgtttgtgtttGTTCCAAGTACACGTGTTTACAGGGGCTATTACGATGTCGGAACACGAGCGGAAACCGGCAGCCATCACATTTAATATCAATTGGCGCCGTTGTCGTGTTCTTTATTAGATAAACAAACACGTGTTATTGAATGTAGCTTCCAAATTTGTTTTTATGCTATTAGCCATTTTTGTGGTCGTACAAGATTGCAAAACTGCAAACAATTTTCTGGGTGATTTTGCGGATCGCATTCCGATAACTTCGTGTGACACAATAATTATCCAGTCTACTAGTATATTGATTCATTTTAAAAATACCTTGAattcatgaaaagaatgaactaTATTTGACAAGATTTCTTTCATCTAAAACTCAACACCCTTTTTCCGCTCGTTTCAGCGTGCTCCGCTCGCAGCGTGACCAGCTCGGCGAGGACGAACGCGAAATGCTCGACATGGCCCGGGCCGGAGCTCGGGCGCTCTGGTCCCTGTCCGAGTCGCGCCACAATAAGGAACTGATGTGCAAGGGCGGTATCGTGCCGCTGATGGGCCGACTGCTCAAGAGTGTCCACATCGACATCGTGGTTCCGACTATGGGTACCATACAGCAGTGCGCCTCGCAGGCCAACTATCAGCTGGCGATCACCACCGAAGGAATGATCTACGATATTGTGTCTCATCTGACGTCGGATAATTTAGATCTGAAACGGCAGTGCAGTTCGGCTATTTTCAAGTGTGCCAGTGATAAGGTAAGCTATCCGAGTTGATGGTGTGTGGAATGAAAGGTTTCTTGCCCTACTTTGCAGACCGCCAGCGACATGGTGCGGGAATCTGGCGGATTGGAACCGTTGGTAGGTATAGCAAAGGATAAGACAGTTAGAGACAATAAACCTCTGCTGGCAGCTGCTACTGGTGCTCTGTGGAAATGCGCCGCCAGTGAAGCCAACGTTAAAAAACTGGACCAACTGAAAACCGTTCAGGTTCTTGTTCAATTGTTAAACGATGAAAGCGAAGATGTTCTAACGAATGCAGTTGGTTGTATATCTGAATGTGTCAAATATCAAAATAACCGCGAAACTCTACGCACCTGTGGAGGAATTCCGATGCTCGTTAATCTGCTTAACATGACACATGCTGCATTGTtagaaaatatagcaaaaacttTGAAGGAATGTGCGTTCGATCCGGAAAGTATGACTATAATGGAAGAGTTGGACGCAATTCGATTGATTTGGTCccttttgaaaaattccaacCCAAAAGTACAGGCTCACGCTGCTTGGGCGCTATGTCCGTGCATCGAAAATGCTAAGGTTAGTGCAGGATGCTAACCTACTCAGAAGCTCAACTGCTTTGATTTTTATGTTGCAGGATTCCGGCGAACTTGTTCGCAGTTTTGTTGGTGCACTAGAGCTAGTGGTTGGTTTGCTCAGCTCTCGTGATAATTTCGTTCTTTCGGCCGTCTGTGCCGCTATTGCAACCATCGCCAAGGATCGCGAGAACTTATCGGTTCTGTCTGATCATAAAGTCATTCCGATGTTAGCTCACCTGGTGTACACCACCGATGATTTACTGCGTGAAAATCTGGCAGCCGCCATTGCTAGCTGTGCGCCGTACGCCGCGAACACCCAAGAGCTGGGCAAGCTGCGAACAGTGACACCCATCGTGGGCTACATGGTAAGCAACAACCCTCGGGTACACCGGACAACGGCAATGGCTCTGCAGAAGCTCTCGGAAGATCCTCAAAACTGCATCACGATGCATCAGGTACTTGGATGTCGTTGGTTAAGTTACAAAATAATGGAACTGGGGTt harbors:
- the LOC128741085 gene encoding armadillo repeat-containing protein gudu; translated protein: MSTARRTATRGGSKSGRGKARTSISKGHPVGGALAKDKLITRQDSEESESSDPISSSDEEERWKESSNTNDVPSEYWHIQKLVKYMKAGNQTATIVALCCLKDHDLTTQMNQRAIQDCGGLEVLVNLLESNDLKCRLGALTVLSEISSNLDIRRSIVDLGGIPLLVQILSEPGRDLKIMAAETLGNVAKVRLARKLVRRCGGVPRLVDLLDVNINVLRSQRDQLGEDEREMLDMARAGARALWSLSESRHNKELMCKGGIVPLMGRLLKSVHIDIVVPTMGTIQQCASQANYQLAITTEGMIYDIVSHLTSDNLDLKRQCSSAIFKCASDKTASDMVRESGGLEPLVGIAKDKTVRDNKPLLAAATGALWKCAASEANVKKLDQLKTVQVLVQLLNDESEDVLTNAVGCISECVKYQNNRETLRTCGGIPMLVNLLNMTHAALLENIAKTLKECAFDPESMTIMEELDAIRLIWSLLKNSNPKVQAHAAWALCPCIENAKDSGELVRSFVGALELVVGLLSSRDNFVLSAVCAAIATIAKDRENLSVLSDHKVIPMLAHLVYTTDDLLRENLAAAIASCAPYAANTQELGKLRTVTPIVGYMVSNNPRVHRTTAMALQKLSEDPQNCITMHQSGVVPFLLETVGSKDRELQEASAGCLQNIRKLALRAEELEFRGE